A window from Solanum stenotomum isolate F172 chromosome 5, ASM1918654v1, whole genome shotgun sequence encodes these proteins:
- the LOC125866258 gene encoding glutaredoxin-C9-like, whose amino-acid sequence MQDALPYKSWNFFPTNSTTLNKSSSLMINQINYSKGNFKKIVAENAVIVFRQRGCCMSHVIKRLLQCLGANPVMYDIEEKYENEAITELEDIGKIVGVGDRREDRSVSSLLPAVFIGGELFGGLDRIMEAHISGELCPILKNAGALWL is encoded by the coding sequence aTGCAAGATGCACTTCCATACAAATCATGGAATTTTTTCCCAACAAATTCCACAACTCTAAACAAATCTTCATCTCTAATGATCAATCAAATCAATTACTCTAAAgggaatttcaagaaaatagtaGCGGAAAACGCCGTTATAGTTTTTAGACAACGTGGCTGTTGTATGAGCCACGTCATCAAGCGTTTACTTCAATGTCTAGGAGCGAACCCCGTTATGTACGACATTGAAGAAAAATACGAAAATGAGGCGATAACGGAGCTAGAGGATATCGGAAAAATTGTCGGTGTCGGTGATCGGAGAGAGGATCGGAGTGTTTCATCGCTGTTGCCGGCGGTGTTTATCGGAGGAGAGTTGTTCGGAGGATTGGATCGGATTATGGAAGCTCATATTAGTGGTGAATTGTGTCCTATTTTGAAAAATGCAGGGGCCTTGTGgctatga